The Apium graveolens cultivar Ventura chromosome 11, ASM990537v1, whole genome shotgun sequence genome has a window encoding:
- the LOC141695651 gene encoding uncharacterized protein LOC141695651 produces MARGSASQNNTGNAHHQIVMDRATFMDMVYEVAARQQQNSRDNNNGQNQEGQTMFDRFMKQRPNYFKEAKTPMDAEAWIDQMEKSFWVLNCSEQENARFAIYRLEGDASIWWKSVVASHAAGYENTITWDVFKAQFDQRYFPASIREEYAREYQSITQKEDESVADFQVRFQRLAGYARFVAGTEEDKIMKFKWALKTSIRNHIIANRYTTMDSLVDSARDQELHQTDFRKQRDMQNQKRKRDDDSSKFQKNGGSAGKFKPNEQRYNTHSFQQRNGSQGNQQNKSETQAGNHNGGKSCEYCGKMHSGVCYWITRSCFNCGQKGHTIRDCKQPLKKSGDQNGRNNQKTSGRVFSITAKDVANAPGTITGTPSIGNKNATVLFDTGATHSFVSTSYVKHLCIAPTTLLSEFSIGNPIRINTYVNSLYHDCVVIVDDRKLFVDLLPIPMQDFDVILGMDWLERHKVTIDCQRKKIIFGHPNSHEFEFQGSTPSGLGKFISAIKAKRMLTHGCEGYLAHVIDSSMESPELVDVNVVYEFSDVFPEDLDGLPPQREVEFSIDLLPGTQPISKAPYRMAPLELQELKEQQQELLEKGFIRPSVSPWGAPVLFVKKKDGSMRLCSDYRELNRITVKNRYPLPRIDDLFDQLQGAKYFSKIDLRSGYHQLRVKESDIPKTAFRTRYGHYEFLVMSFGLTNAPAVFMDLMNRVFKDFLDKFVIVCIDDILVYSKSKEEHEEHLRVVLEILRKNRLFAKYKKCEFWLDQVAFLGHIVSADGIKVDPAKVEAITD; encoded by the coding sequence ATGGCGCGAGGCAGTGCAAGCCAGAATAATACTGGAAATGCCCATCATCAAATTGTGATGGATCGAGCTACTTTTATGGACATGGTGTACGAAGTTGCAGCCCGACAACAACAGAATTCTCGTGATAATAATAATGGGCAGAATCAGGAAGGTCAGACTATGTTCGATCGATTCATGAAGCAAAGGCCTAATTATTTTAAGGAAGCTAAGACCCCGATGGATGCTGAAGCGTGGATTGATCAAATGGAAAAATCATTTTGGGTTTTAAATTGTTCTGAGCAGGAAAATGCCCGATTTGCTATATACCGTCTTGAGGGGGATGCTAGCATTTGGTGGAAGTCAGTGGTGGCTTCTCACGCAGCTGGATACGAGAATACTATCACTTGGGATGTGTTCAAGGCACAGTTCGATCAACGGTACTTTCCTGCCAGTATTCGTGAGGAGTATGCTCGAGAATATCAGAGTATAACTCAAAAAGAAGATGAGTCTGTGGCGGACTTTCAGGTCAGATTTCAGAGATTGGCTGGGTATGCTCGATTTGTTGCTGGTACTGAGGAGGATAAGATCATGAAATTCAAGTGGGCCTTGAAGACTTCTATTCGTAACCATATCATAGCTAATCGCTACACTACGATGGATAGTTTAGTGGATAGTGCCAGAGACCAAGAACTTCATCAGACTGATTTTCGTAAACAGCGAGACATGCAGAatcagaaaagaaagagagatgaTGATTCCTCTAAGTTTCAGAAAAATGGCGGATCTGCAGGCAAATTTAAACCGAATGAACAGAGGTACAACACTCACAGTTTTCAGCAGAGAAATGGAAGTCAAGGTAATCAGCAGAACAAGTCAGAGACTCAAGCTGGAAATCATAATGGAGGAAAATCTTGTGAGTACTGCGGGAAGATGCACAGTGGTGTTTGTTATTGGATTACTAGATCCTGCTTCAACTGCGGCCAGAAGGGCCATACTATTCGAGATTGCAAGCAGCCACTGAAGAAGTCTGGGGACCAGAACGGGAGAAACAATCAGAAAACTAGTGGACGTGTCTTTTCTATTACCGCAAAGGATGTTGCAAATGCCCCAGGTACCATTACAGGAACACCTTCGATTGGCAATAAGAATGCTACTGTCTTATTTGACACTGGTGCTACACACTCATTTGTCTCTACATCTTATGTTAAACATTTATGCATTGCACCTACTACACTTTTATCAGAATTTTCTATTGGTAACCCTATTAGGATAAATACATATGTGAACTCTCTGTACCATGATTGTGTAGTCATAGTTGATGATAGGAAGTTATTTGTGGATCTTTTACCTATTCCAATGCAAGATTTTGATGTCATCTTGGGGATGGATTGGTTAGAGCGGCATAAGGTCACTATTGATTGTCAAAggaagaaaataatttttggtcATCCAAATTCACATGAGTTCGAGTTCCAGGGTTCTACGCCTAGTGGTTTGGGTAAATTTATTTCAGCCATCAAGGCCAAGAGGATGCTTACACATGGATGTGAAGGATATTTAGCTCATGTGATTGATTCTTCTATGGAATCGCCTGAACTTGTGGATGTCAATGTAGTTTATGAGTtttcagatgtgtttccagaggaCTTGGATGGACTACCACCACAAAGAGAGGTGGAATTTTCTATTGACCTGCTTCCCGGTACGCAACCAATTTCCAAGGCTCCGTATCGCATGGCTCCATTGGAATTGCAAGAGTTAAAGGAACAACAACAGGAACTTCTTGAGAAAGGTTTCATCAGACCGAGTGTTTCACCTTGGGGTGCACCTGTCttgtttgtgaagaaaaaggatggttCGATGAGGCTATGTAGTGATTATCGAGAATTGAACAGAATCACTGTAAAGAATAGGTATCCACTGCCGAggatcgatgacttatttgatcagctgCAAGGAGCAAAAtatttttcgaagattgatctACGTTCCGGCTACCATCAGTTGAGAGTGAAGGAAAGTGATATCCCGAAGACTGCATTTAGGACTCGTTATGGGCACTACGAGTTTCTTGTCATGTCGTTTGGGTTGACAAATGCACCAGCAGTTTtcatggacttgatgaacagggtattcaaagATTTTCTCGACAAGTTTGTGATTGTATGCATCGATGATATTTTGGTGTATTCGAAGTCTAAAGAAGAGCATGAGGAGCATCTACGAGTTGTATTGGA